A genomic segment from Amycolatopsis camponoti encodes:
- a CDS encoding DUF6879 family protein — translation MLDEEGLGSYIDEHYTRTLFRLETLPQYLVDSDGEDYRRYVAGLPGPTMSRKQPWLDTLRTERDRGLYQHRVHVWHGPLGDYLRYECEWGYTYNARAGEDIRVLDTAERPKPAAIINEDFWLIDDAHVAKMHYDPEGRFLGSTIGEPGEIQRYRDTRDAAWQAAVPFVDYWTDHREYWRDPLVT, via the coding sequence ATGCTCGATGAGGAGGGACTCGGAAGTTACATCGACGAGCATTACACCCGAACCCTGTTTCGCCTGGAGACACTCCCGCAATACCTCGTCGACTCCGACGGAGAGGACTACCGGCGTTACGTAGCCGGGCTGCCCGGTCCCACGATGTCCCGCAAACAACCGTGGCTCGACACGCTGCGCACTGAACGCGACCGCGGCCTTTACCAGCACCGCGTGCACGTCTGGCACGGTCCCTTGGGGGACTATCTGCGGTACGAGTGCGAGTGGGGTTATACCTACAACGCGCGAGCAGGCGAAGACATCCGGGTACTGGACACAGCCGAGCGGCCCAAACCAGCAGCGATCATCAATGAGGACTTCTGGCTCATCGACGACGCTCATGTCGCGAAGATGCACTACGACCCCGAGGGCAGGTTTCTCGGCAGCACGATCGGTGAGCCCGGCGAGATTCAGCGGTACCGGGACACCCGAGACGCAGCCTGGCAGGCGGCGGTACCGTTCGTCGACTACTGGACCGACCACCGCGAGTACTGGCGGGACCCCCTCGTCACTTGA
- the zapE gene encoding cell division protein ZapE, which translates to MPAHLTDRRPELSADELIGALVPPPRFGAVRFETYIPTPDEPSQAAAVEACSAFAAKVGARKEKKRFRLFGGAGGSSEPAGPMGLYLDGGFGVGKTHLLASTWHAAPSPKAYGTFVELTHLVGALGFAEAVRRLSEHRILAIDEFELDDPGDTTLVTRLLQELMDAGVYIAATSNTLPEKLGEGRFAAEDFLREIQTLSARFGVARVDGPDYRHRGLPDAPPPVSPEALEESVAAHEGSTVDDFDALCEHLGSLHPSRYGRLLDGVTRVHLRDIHPAPDQNVALRLVAFADRLYDRAIPVVVSGEPLPALFTEEMIDGGYRKKYLRAVSRLTALARDAAPTT; encoded by the coding sequence ATGCCCGCGCACCTCACCGACCGCCGACCCGAGCTGTCCGCCGACGAGCTGATCGGGGCGCTGGTGCCGCCGCCGCGCTTCGGCGCCGTCCGGTTCGAGACCTACATCCCGACCCCGGACGAGCCGAGCCAGGCCGCCGCGGTCGAGGCGTGCTCGGCGTTCGCCGCCAAGGTCGGCGCGCGCAAGGAGAAGAAGCGGTTCAGGCTCTTCGGCGGCGCTGGAGGGTCTTCGGAGCCGGCCGGGCCGATGGGCCTCTACCTCGACGGCGGCTTCGGCGTCGGCAAGACCCACCTGCTCGCCTCGACGTGGCACGCGGCACCGTCGCCCAAGGCGTACGGCACGTTCGTCGAGCTGACCCACCTGGTCGGCGCGCTGGGCTTCGCCGAGGCCGTCCGGCGGCTTTCGGAGCACCGGATCCTCGCCATCGACGAGTTCGAGCTGGACGACCCGGGCGACACCACGCTGGTCACGCGGCTGCTGCAGGAGCTGATGGACGCCGGCGTGTACATCGCGGCGACGTCGAACACGCTGCCGGAGAAGCTCGGCGAGGGCCGGTTCGCCGCCGAGGACTTCCTGCGCGAGATCCAGACGCTCTCGGCCCGGTTCGGCGTAGCTCGCGTCGACGGACCGGACTACCGCCACCGCGGCCTGCCGGACGCGCCGCCGCCGGTCTCGCCCGAGGCGCTCGAGGAGTCCGTCGCCGCGCACGAAGGGTCCACTGTGGACGACTTCGACGCGCTGTGCGAGCACCTGGGTTCGCTGCACCCCTCCCGCTACGGGCGGCTCCTGGACGGCGTCACCCGCGTGCACCTGCGGGACATCCACCCGGCGCCGGACCAGAACGTCGCGCTGCGGCTGGTCGCGTTCGCCGACCGGCTCTACGACCGGGCCATCCCGGTCGTCGTCTCCGGCGAGCCGCTGCCGGCGCTGTTCACCGAGGAGATGATCGACGGCGGGTACCGCAAGAAGTACCTGCGCGCGGTCAGCCGGTTGACGGCGCTGGCACGCGACGCGGCACCGACCACGTAG
- a CDS encoding phosphatase PAP2 family protein: MPAAVCGLLAVLLGLPFAGGSTPGAVDATVAGWTAHLSPGVLRALVLPTEPAVVIALGVLAVVLCLRAGRRTDAALALGAPLLAVLLNAFLLKPLYDRWKNDTLVYPSGHTVSLVAVLTVLVLVTRKAYVVVLSALALLVAAAGLVGMGYHYLTDVVGGTLFAVAVVLLTWSVPRRVPARSTG, translated from the coding sequence GTGCCGGCCGCGGTCTGCGGCCTGCTCGCGGTGCTGCTGGGGCTCCCGTTCGCCGGCGGGAGCACGCCCGGGGCCGTGGACGCGACGGTCGCCGGCTGGACCGCGCACCTGAGCCCCGGCGTGCTGCGGGCGCTGGTCCTGCCGACCGAGCCCGCCGTCGTGATCGCCCTCGGCGTGCTCGCCGTCGTCCTGTGCCTGCGCGCGGGGCGGCGGACCGACGCCGCGCTCGCGCTCGGCGCGCCGCTGCTGGCGGTCCTGCTGAACGCCTTCCTGCTCAAGCCGCTGTACGACCGGTGGAAGAACGACACCCTGGTCTACCCGAGCGGCCACACGGTGAGCCTGGTCGCGGTGCTGACCGTGCTCGTCCTCGTCACGCGCAAGGCGTACGTCGTCGTGCTGAGCGCGCTGGCGCTGCTCGTCGCCGCGGCCGGGCTGGTCGGCATGGGCTACCACTACCTGACCGACGTCGTCGGCGGGACGCTGTTCGCGGTCGCCGTCGTGCTGCTCACGTGGTCGGTGCCGCGTCGCGTGCCAGCGCGGTCAACCGGCTGA
- a CDS encoding ArsR/SmtB family transcription factor, with amino-acid sequence MATYGSDQLAALADPSRRAIVEALRAGPRAVGELAADLPISRPAVSQHLKVLKEAGLVADRAEGTKRLYRLEPDGIAAVRAYLDRMWSDALRSFAEYAESTESPEEEQS; translated from the coding sequence GTGGCGACTTACGGAAGCGACCAGCTGGCCGCGCTGGCCGACCCGTCGCGGCGCGCGATCGTCGAAGCGCTCCGCGCCGGGCCCCGCGCGGTCGGCGAGCTGGCCGCGGACCTGCCGATCAGCCGCCCGGCCGTCTCCCAGCACCTCAAGGTGCTCAAGGAAGCCGGCCTGGTCGCGGACCGGGCCGAGGGCACGAAGCGGCTCTACCGCCTCGAGCCCGACGGCATCGCCGCGGTGCGCGCCTACCTCGACCGGATGTGGTCGGACGCGCTGCGCTCGTTCGCCGAGTACGCCGAATCCACCGAATCCCCCGAAGAGGAGCAGTCATGA
- a CDS encoding SRPBCC family protein translates to MTLEPIRKTITVACSREHAFKTYTEAFDSWWPREHHLGEADLAEAVIEPKPGGRWYEKTVDGAECQWGEVLVWEPPARVVLSWRIDGDWKVDPDPAHASEIDVRFIEEGPRSTRVELEHRNFERHGETAEKVRDGVSSDGGHGGLLKLFAEKAAA, encoded by the coding sequence ATGACCCTGGAGCCGATCCGCAAGACGATCACCGTCGCCTGCTCGCGCGAGCACGCGTTCAAGACCTACACCGAGGCCTTCGACAGCTGGTGGCCGCGCGAGCACCACCTGGGCGAAGCCGACCTCGCCGAGGCCGTCATCGAGCCGAAGCCGGGCGGACGCTGGTACGAGAAGACCGTGGACGGCGCCGAGTGCCAGTGGGGCGAGGTGCTCGTCTGGGAGCCACCCGCCCGGGTGGTCCTGTCGTGGCGGATCGACGGCGACTGGAAGGTGGACCCTGATCCCGCGCACGCCAGCGAGATCGACGTCCGGTTCATCGAGGAAGGACCCCGCAGCACGCGCGTCGAGCTGGAGCACCGGAACTTCGAGCGGCACGGGGAAACCGCGGAGAAGGTCCGCGACGGCGTCTCCAGCGACGGCGGACACGGCGGGCTGCTGAAATTGTTCGCCGAGAAAGCCGCCGCTTGA
- a CDS encoding Asp23/Gls24 family envelope stress response protein, whose translation MAEPQDPERDPRWDAVRAAARRRVPTPPGLVERVLRAVARGRRTAVDVPGESGGLSVTENVVARLASAIAAERAPDGVLVSAVAVEDDAVQVLVSVRFGVAADAAAEALRQRITAELSRQLGVAATVNVHVVDVHPG comes from the coding sequence ATGGCCGAGCCACAGGACCCCGAGCGGGACCCGCGCTGGGACGCCGTGCGCGCGGCCGCCCGGCGCCGGGTGCCGACCCCGCCCGGGCTGGTCGAACGCGTGCTGCGGGCCGTCGCGCGCGGCCGCCGGACGGCCGTGGACGTGCCCGGCGAGTCCGGCGGCTTGAGCGTCACCGAAAACGTCGTCGCTCGGCTGGCCTCGGCGATCGCGGCCGAGCGGGCGCCCGACGGGGTGCTGGTTTCGGCCGTCGCGGTCGAGGACGACGCCGTGCAGGTGCTGGTCTCGGTCCGGTTCGGCGTCGCCGCCGACGCGGCGGCCGAGGCGCTGCGGCAGCGGATCACCGCGGAGCTGTCCCGTCAGCTCGGCGTCGCCGCGACGGTGAACGTGCACGTCGTGGACGTCCACCCCGGCTGA
- a CDS encoding DUF2252 domain-containing protein, which translates to MGSGEWVERPLVGTESVTPAELYEQGKRLREKTPASAHDHEAAAKDRPSAKQYFDASNAGRLPELVELRRERMLASPFTFFRGAAGLMGADLAGTPDSGLTAQLCGDAHAANFGLYGTPEGKIVMDINDFDETVPGPWEWDLKRLAAGLVLAGREGGIGESGCREAAEDAVKSYRRTIRALADLPFLRSWNALPDSSVLSKARADELIDDFADAAEKARKNDSAKVAAKWTERVDDHETGLARHRFVEDPPVLTHVDERTAEAVAAGLVSYVDTLRESRRTLIARYRIADVAFRVVGTGSVGLRSYVALLHGNDDEDLVLQVKQAQKPALAPYLDLPAAEHEGQRIVDGARLAQAETDVLLGWTTIDGVPYIVRQFRNLKGDIDPSELEKDHLDDYGRLAGALLARAHTRSLHPKLLAGYFAEDSELDEAMGAYAVRYADLTEADHAAFSAT; encoded by the coding sequence ATGGGATCAGGGGAATGGGTGGAGCGGCCGCTCGTCGGCACCGAAAGCGTGACGCCGGCCGAACTCTACGAGCAAGGGAAGCGGCTCCGCGAGAAGACGCCCGCGAGCGCGCACGACCACGAAGCCGCCGCGAAGGACCGGCCGAGCGCGAAGCAGTACTTCGACGCCAGCAACGCCGGACGCCTCCCCGAACTGGTCGAACTCCGCCGCGAGCGCATGCTGGCCTCGCCGTTCACCTTCTTCCGCGGCGCCGCCGGGCTGATGGGCGCCGACCTCGCGGGCACACCGGACTCCGGGCTCACCGCTCAGCTCTGCGGCGACGCCCACGCCGCCAACTTCGGGCTCTACGGCACCCCCGAAGGCAAGATCGTGATGGACATCAACGACTTCGACGAGACCGTCCCGGGCCCCTGGGAATGGGACCTCAAGCGGCTCGCGGCCGGCCTCGTGCTCGCCGGCCGCGAGGGCGGCATCGGCGAGTCCGGCTGCCGCGAGGCCGCCGAAGACGCCGTGAAGTCCTACCGCCGCACCATCCGCGCGCTCGCCGACCTGCCGTTCCTGCGCAGCTGGAACGCCCTGCCGGACTCCTCGGTGCTGTCCAAGGCCCGCGCGGACGAGCTGATCGACGACTTCGCCGACGCCGCCGAGAAGGCCCGCAAGAACGACAGCGCGAAGGTCGCCGCGAAGTGGACCGAGCGCGTCGACGACCACGAGACCGGCCTGGCGCGCCACCGGTTCGTCGAGGACCCGCCGGTGCTCACGCACGTCGACGAGCGGACCGCCGAAGCCGTCGCCGCCGGGCTGGTGTCCTATGTGGACACCCTGCGCGAGTCGCGGCGGACGCTGATCGCGCGGTACCGGATCGCCGACGTCGCCTTCCGCGTCGTCGGCACGGGCAGCGTGGGCTTGCGCAGCTACGTCGCCCTGCTGCACGGCAACGACGACGAAGACCTGGTATTGCAGGTGAAGCAGGCGCAGAAGCCCGCGCTCGCGCCGTACCTCGACCTGCCGGCAGCGGAGCACGAAGGACAGCGGATCGTCGACGGCGCGCGGCTGGCGCAGGCCGAGACCGACGTCCTGCTCGGCTGGACCACGATCGACGGCGTCCCGTACATCGTCCGCCAGTTCCGCAACCTCAAGGGCGACATCGACCCGTCGGAGCTGGAGAAGGACCACCTCGACGACTACGGCCGCCTGGCCGGTGCGCTGCTCGCCCGCGCCCACACGCGCTCGCTGCACCCGAAGCTCCTGGCGGGCTACTTCGCCGAAGACTCCGAATTGGACGAGGCGATGGGCGCGTACGCCGTGCGGTACGCCGACCTGACCGAGGCCGACCACGCCGCCTTCTCGGCGACCTAG
- a CDS encoding pyrimidine reductase family protein → MRNVWPSSTGELTGVDLEGIYAYPASVDRPWVQVNFVSSADGAVEVDTTSAGLSHAADRRVFLLGRDLADVILVGAGTARAEDYRGVVAGPKRLERRRRLGFETVPPIAVVTRTADLDPASRLFTETVVPPIVVTTRTAGTGALEAAGAEIVRAGEDDVDVRRALELLAERGLRRVACEGGPRLFGRLVADDLVDQLCLTVAPMLVAGPAARIAVGPVAVPRRLALASILVEDGFTFLRYRRDAG, encoded by the coding sequence GTGCGGAACGTGTGGCCCTCTTCGACGGGCGAGCTGACCGGGGTGGACCTCGAGGGGATCTACGCCTACCCGGCGTCGGTCGACCGCCCGTGGGTGCAGGTCAACTTCGTCTCCTCCGCCGACGGCGCCGTCGAGGTCGACACGACGTCCGCGGGCCTCTCGCACGCCGCCGACCGGCGCGTTTTCCTGCTCGGACGCGACCTCGCCGACGTCATCCTGGTCGGCGCCGGCACCGCCCGTGCCGAGGACTACCGCGGCGTCGTCGCCGGCCCGAAGCGTCTCGAACGCCGTCGACGGCTCGGCTTCGAGACCGTCCCGCCGATCGCCGTCGTGACGCGCACGGCCGATCTCGACCCGGCGTCGCGGCTGTTCACCGAGACCGTCGTACCCCCGATCGTGGTGACCACCCGGACCGCCGGCACCGGCGCGCTCGAAGCCGCCGGGGCGGAGATCGTGCGCGCGGGCGAGGACGACGTCGACGTCCGGCGCGCGCTCGAGCTGCTCGCCGAGCGCGGGCTGCGCCGCGTCGCCTGCGAGGGCGGGCCGCGGCTGTTCGGCAGGCTCGTCGCGGACGACCTCGTCGACCAGCTGTGCCTGACCGTCGCGCCGATGCTGGTGGCGGGCCCGGCGGCCCGCATCGCCGTGGGGCCGGTCGCCGTGCCGCGCCGGCTCGCGCTCGCGTCGATCCTGGTCGAGGACGGCTTCACGTTCCTGCGCTACCGCCGGGACGCCGGGTGA
- the rocD gene encoding ornithine--oxo-acid transaminase translates to MTTFAGRETAAPTAASFIELDERWSTHNYHPLPVVIAEAAGASVTDVEGRSYLDFLSGYSALNFGHRHPDLIAAAVEQLGRVTLTSRAFHHDQLGLFCRELAELTGTELVLPMNSGAEAVESAVKIARKWAHRVKGVPDGTAEIIVAGSNFHGRTTTIVSFSTDETARADFGPFTPGFVTVKYGDAAALRDAITPRTAAVLLEPVQGEAGVIVPPEGYFADVRAACDEHGVLLIADEIQSGLARTGTVLALDHEGVRADVYTLGKALGGGIMPVSAVVGRRDVLGVLKPGEHGSTFGGNPLACAVGRAVVRLLATGEFQQRSTELGAHLQTRLGSLIGSGLSEVRGRGLWAGIDIAPGGPSGREASEALATRGVLCKETHERTLRVAPPLVITREELDRGIDAIAEVIRP, encoded by the coding sequence ATGACGACGTTCGCCGGCCGGGAGACCGCCGCCCCCACCGCCGCGAGCTTCATCGAGCTCGACGAGCGGTGGAGCACGCACAACTACCACCCGCTGCCCGTCGTGATCGCCGAAGCCGCCGGCGCTTCCGTCACCGACGTCGAAGGCCGGTCCTACCTCGACTTCCTCTCCGGCTACTCGGCCCTGAACTTCGGCCACCGCCACCCCGACCTGATCGCCGCCGCGGTCGAGCAGCTCGGCCGCGTCACGCTGACGTCGCGGGCGTTCCACCACGACCAGCTCGGCCTGTTCTGCCGCGAGCTGGCCGAGCTGACCGGCACCGAGCTGGTGCTGCCGATGAACTCCGGCGCCGAGGCCGTCGAGTCGGCCGTCAAGATCGCCCGCAAGTGGGCGCACCGGGTCAAGGGCGTGCCGGACGGCACGGCCGAAATCATCGTCGCCGGCTCGAACTTCCACGGCCGGACCACCACGATCGTGTCGTTCTCGACCGACGAGACCGCGCGCGCCGACTTCGGCCCGTTCACGCCAGGCTTCGTCACGGTGAAGTACGGCGACGCGGCCGCGCTGCGCGACGCGATCACCCCGCGCACCGCCGCGGTGCTGCTGGAGCCGGTGCAGGGCGAGGCCGGCGTCATCGTGCCGCCGGAGGGCTACTTCGCCGACGTCCGCGCGGCCTGCGACGAGCACGGCGTGCTGCTGATCGCCGACGAGATCCAGTCCGGGCTGGCCCGCACCGGCACGGTGCTGGCACTCGACCACGAAGGCGTCCGCGCGGACGTGTACACGCTGGGCAAGGCCCTCGGCGGCGGCATCATGCCGGTGTCCGCGGTGGTCGGCCGCCGCGACGTGCTGGGCGTGCTGAAGCCGGGCGAGCACGGCTCGACGTTCGGCGGCAACCCCCTGGCCTGCGCGGTCGGGCGCGCGGTCGTCCGCCTGCTGGCCACCGGCGAGTTCCAGCAGCGCTCCACGGAGCTGGGCGCCCACCTGCAGACGCGCCTGGGTTCGCTGATCGGGTCGGGACTGTCCGAAGTCCGCGGCCGCGGCCTCTGGGCGGGCATCGACATCGCCCCGGGCGGGCCGTCGGGCCGCGAGGCATCGGAGGCGCTGGCGACGCGGGGCGTGCTGTGCAAGGAGACGCACGAGCGCACGCTGCGGGTCGCGCCGCCGCTGGTGATCACCCGCGAGGAGCTGGACCGCGGCATCGACGCGATCGCCGAGGTCATCCGCCCCTGA
- a CDS encoding RNA polymerase sigma factor, producing the protein MNDDADLLTRAAAGDETAFGALVRQHTPRMYRVALRITGSAAEAEDVVQDSWLAAWRSLASFRHESAVSTWLYRVVTNSALALLRRRRPTISLDAPEPDGRSTLDSALLAGADPGPEGRVVRAEEVDAVLRAIGRLEVSQRVPLVLRELEGLSYEEVAEVLDVNVGALRSRLHRARVALLAELRER; encoded by the coding sequence GTGAACGACGACGCCGATCTCCTCACCCGGGCCGCGGCCGGCGACGAAACCGCGTTCGGCGCGCTCGTCCGGCAGCACACCCCGCGGATGTACCGCGTCGCGCTGCGGATCACCGGCAGCGCGGCCGAGGCCGAGGACGTCGTGCAGGACTCGTGGCTCGCCGCGTGGCGCTCGCTGGCCTCCTTCCGGCACGAGTCCGCGGTGTCGACCTGGCTCTACCGCGTGGTCACCAACAGCGCGCTCGCGCTGCTGCGGCGCCGCCGGCCCACGATCTCGCTCGACGCGCCGGAACCCGACGGCCGGTCCACTCTGGACAGTGCGCTGCTCGCCGGGGCCGATCCGGGCCCGGAAGGCCGCGTCGTGCGGGCCGAAGAGGTCGACGCGGTCCTGCGCGCGATCGGCAGGCTGGAGGTGTCCCAGCGGGTGCCGCTGGTGCTGCGCGAACTGGAGGGCCTGAGCTACGAAGAGGTCGCCGAAGTGCTCGACGTGAACGTCGGCGCCTTGCGCTCGCGGCTGCACCGGGCCAGGGTGGCGCTGCTCGCCGAGTTGAGGGAGCGGTGA
- a CDS encoding FAD-dependent oxidoreductase — translation MHITVAGAGIIGLSCAYRLAGAGHDVTVVAAAPPGETTSAVAGGVLYPPVRLPDKRIVRWTAETLAVLREQEAPGVRFRRGHVLLAPGEPAPQWLPAMIDPVRDGGHLVFTTALVDTPVYLEWLLAQVVSLGVRVEHRTLASLSGLGPVVNATGSGAGVLAGDGSLVPIGGQVVHLADPGLTEFVVDETGPGATYVIPHGGHVVCGGTEEPGRAGTEPNPVVTADIVRRCRELVPALAGAEVLRSLVGLRPFRPVVRLERKGDVVHCYGHGGSGITLAWGCAADVAALVAS, via the coding sequence ATGCACATCACGGTGGCGGGGGCCGGGATCATCGGCCTGAGCTGCGCGTACCGGCTGGCCGGTGCGGGACACGACGTCACGGTCGTCGCGGCGGCCCCGCCGGGGGAGACGACGTCTGCGGTCGCGGGCGGGGTGCTGTACCCGCCGGTGCGCCTGCCGGACAAGCGGATCGTGCGCTGGACGGCCGAGACCCTGGCGGTGCTGCGCGAGCAGGAGGCGCCGGGCGTGCGCTTCCGCCGCGGCCACGTCCTGCTGGCGCCGGGGGAGCCCGCGCCGCAGTGGCTGCCGGCGATGATCGACCCGGTCCGCGACGGCGGCCACCTGGTGTTCACGACGGCGCTGGTCGACACGCCGGTGTACCTGGAGTGGCTCCTCGCGCAGGTGGTTTCGCTGGGCGTGCGCGTCGAGCACCGGACGTTGGCTTCGCTGTCGGGCCTGGGCCCGGTGGTCAACGCGACAGGTTCGGGCGCCGGGGTCTTGGCGGGCGACGGCTCGCTGGTCCCGATCGGCGGCCAGGTCGTGCACCTGGCCGACCCGGGCCTGACGGAGTTCGTGGTCGACGAGACGGGCCCGGGCGCCACGTACGTGATCCCCCACGGCGGCCACGTGGTCTGCGGCGGCACGGAAGAGCCCGGCCGCGCCGGCACGGAGCCGAACCCGGTCGTGACGGCGGACATCGTGCGCCGCTGCCGCGAGCTGGTCCCGGCGTTGGCGGGGGCGGAGGTCCTGCGGTCGCTGGTGGGCCTGCGCCCGTTCCGGCCGGTGGTGCGGCTGGAGCGGAAGGGCGACGTCGTCCACTGCTACGGCCACGGCGGCTCGGGGATCACGCTGGCGTGGGGCTGCGCGGCGGACGTCGCGGCTCTGGTGGCGTCCTAG
- a CDS encoding PPK2 family polyphosphate kinase produces MAKKDEGSRVRDALRVGAELPDPGSTPVGPGKKAKALAKFEGAGELLSGLQEALYAEGVGGGRRSVLLVLQGMDTSGKGGTVSHVLGLVNPMGVHYAAFKKPTAAERRHHYLWRIRKQLPTPGQIGVFDRSHYEDILVPRVTGLLTAAERRRRYGEINAFEQELTDTGTTVVKVFLHISPEEQLRRLKARLETPEKRWKYNPGDLEARSHWPAYQEAYADIFKKTSTAHAPWYVVPADHKWYRNWAVAELLSETLTELKPEFPEPDYDVAEELAKLKGVGVPS; encoded by the coding sequence ATGGCGAAGAAGGACGAAGGAAGCCGGGTCCGGGACGCGCTGCGCGTCGGCGCGGAGCTGCCGGACCCGGGCTCCACCCCGGTGGGGCCCGGCAAGAAGGCCAAGGCGCTCGCCAAGTTCGAAGGCGCCGGCGAGCTGCTGTCCGGGCTGCAGGAGGCGCTCTACGCCGAGGGCGTCGGCGGCGGACGGCGCAGCGTCCTGCTCGTGCTGCAGGGCATGGACACCTCGGGCAAGGGCGGCACGGTCTCGCACGTGCTCGGCCTGGTGAACCCGATGGGCGTGCACTACGCCGCGTTCAAGAAGCCCACCGCGGCCGAGCGGCGCCACCACTACCTGTGGCGGATCCGCAAGCAGCTGCCCACGCCCGGCCAGATCGGCGTCTTCGACCGCTCGCACTACGAGGACATCCTGGTCCCGCGCGTGACCGGGCTGCTGACCGCGGCCGAGCGCCGCCGCCGCTACGGCGAGATCAACGCCTTCGAGCAGGAGCTGACGGATACGGGCACGACCGTCGTCAAGGTCTTCCTGCACATCTCGCCGGAGGAGCAGCTCAGGCGGCTGAAGGCCCGGCTGGAGACGCCCGAGAAGCGCTGGAAGTACAACCCGGGCGACCTCGAAGCCCGCTCGCACTGGCCGGCCTACCAGGAGGCCTACGCCGACATCTTCAAGAAGACGTCGACCGCCCACGCCCCCTGGTACGTCGTGCCCGCCGACCACAAGTGGTACCGGAACTGGGCGGTCGCCGAACTGTTGAGCGAGACCCTCACGGAGCTGAAGCCGGAGTTCCCGGAGCCGGACTACGACGTCGCCGAAGAGCTGGCGAAGCTGAAGGGTGTTGGCGTCCCGTCGTGA
- a CDS encoding helix-turn-helix domain-containing protein, producing the protein MKPPTNPLSEQLRDLRLQANLSGREAAKLSGLSPAKISRVETGAFMPTPPQVDKLCRVYQAPDDVRRQLVELIKDLRETSHSARVVLQRGGWQMQERIGRIEAASELVRSFSSDTMIGLLQTEPYIRALLGDALQGESLERTVRARLNRQAALDSGREFRLIMSEGALRWNVGGAEVMLDQLTLLSELRHRHNVHFGVIPWTTQTGMPGAHAFHLYDTRAVIVGTINATAIMTNNRDVSEYESWFGRFEAIASFGDEAQAVLERIAEDYRSLI; encoded by the coding sequence ATGAAGCCGCCGACAAACCCGCTCTCGGAACAGCTTCGTGATCTGCGGCTGCAGGCGAACCTGTCCGGAAGAGAGGCGGCCAAACTCTCGGGACTCTCGCCCGCCAAGATCAGCCGGGTGGAGACCGGGGCGTTCATGCCCACCCCACCACAGGTGGACAAGCTCTGCCGCGTCTACCAGGCACCGGACGACGTTCGACGGCAGCTGGTCGAACTGATCAAGGATCTCCGCGAAACAAGCCATTCCGCCCGCGTTGTGCTCCAGCGCGGCGGCTGGCAGATGCAGGAACGCATCGGCCGGATCGAGGCCGCTTCGGAGCTGGTCAGGAGCTTCTCGTCGGACACGATGATCGGACTCCTCCAGACCGAGCCGTACATCCGCGCATTGCTGGGCGACGCCCTGCAGGGCGAGAGCCTGGAGCGCACCGTAAGGGCACGCCTTAACCGCCAGGCCGCACTCGACTCCGGTCGCGAGTTCCGGCTGATCATGTCCGAAGGCGCGCTGCGATGGAACGTTGGCGGCGCCGAAGTCATGCTCGATCAGCTCACCCTGCTGAGCGAGCTTCGCCATCGGCACAACGTGCACTTCGGCGTCATCCCCTGGACCACTCAAACCGGCATGCCCGGCGCCCACGCCTTTCATCTCTATGACACCCGGGCGGTGATCGTCGGCACCATCAATGCGACCGCGATCATGACGAACAATCGGGACGTGTCCGAGTACGAATCATGGTTCGGCCGGTTCGAAGCAATCGCCTCCTTCGGCGACGAAGCGCAGGCCGTTCTGGAGCGCATCGCAGAGGACTACCGAAGCCTCATCTGA